caaaaagaaaacacaaaattaataaacaaatgaaaaaaagacaaatattcttaaaaataaaaccaaaagaCAAAGagttataaactaaaaataactaaagacaacTAATCTATAATatggaaaaacaaaacaaaaatattccCTTTTCTATATCTGCTGTCAGTGctgaatgttttattaatgtaCTACCGATAACGATGTTAATGTCCACTTCACCGTGGATCAATGCCGGTTCTCCTATTGCAGTACGGAGTCTTCATTTCGTCGGCGTAACCTTTGCTGACTTCTGTATGATACTAGATTTTACGATGGTCTTCGTCGCAGCTGTATCCAACAAGAGCCGGTAAATCTTTCCATTAACCATGCCGTCTACAAAAGCGCTGTTAACCCGATGTTGTAAAGATGCGACCTGTACGATTTCTTTCGAGGCATGATGGATACAGGTCGATGTCTGCCCCTTGTTATCTCGCACTTGTACTTTTTGCAACAGTAATGTACAGGTCCAAGCTCTTCACAGTTCCAGCACCTAATATGTCTTCACTCACCTCCGTCCAAGCTAATCTTGTTAATCGAGACACATCAAACTCAAACTCTGTCAATGATTCATTTAGTCGCTAGTAGCGAGCCTTCAACTAGGAGCGataaacttgttttaaatgtccACGACCATATCGCATTTCCAAATGCCTCACAAGGGAATCATAGTCACCTGCTGGTGAGAGTTTATCTAGTATCTCAGCCGCATCACCTCGCAATGACAGTATCAGTGATGTGGCTTTCTCCTTAGTTGACCACTTATTTGCACTCGTTGCTGCTTCAAATTGTTTGAAGTAAGTGCTCCATGTTGTTTTTCCATCAAACTGCGGTGGTTTCATATGCGTATGCGATATTGGTGGTGTTAACCCTCATGGCATCGGTCTCTTCTAGTGCTACCATTTCCTTTCCCAAcccacttttttttttctggaacAGTTCTAATTTCTTGTCTACTtctgataatttttgattaatttcatcagtattttcttgttttagtctttcaaaattctttaGAAGTTTCTGTTCCAATTTCCTGGAATTTTCTTGAAGCTTTTGTGCCAAATCGCTGGAATTTTCTTGCAGTTTCTGTTGGAGCGTATGTTCCAAGTTGCTGACATTTTCTTGAATTTGTTGCAAAATAGAACTAATAGCACAATCACCGGCAAAATACGAACGTTTCTGGATCATTCCCTCCTCTTTCCAGAGCTTCTCGAATTTGCAATATTGTTTTCGTTCCGGATGTCTCGCATTCTCTTTCTTCTAATTCATGTTTCAATTCTTGTACTTTCAGTtctttcaataatttatttggagccataaaatttatttatttatttttgtttaatgtcCTAATTTAGGTACCtaacgaatttaaaaaaatacttttattgtataaacGAGTTGTAAATAATACAAGAAGTGTATTTCTGTATTCAAaaccaaatttatttcaatttttcaaaaaatatcagTTTGTTCCTAAATAGGAACAAGGGGTCACAAACGAtgacaaaaaaagtttaataatgAAAAGCAAGAAAACAGTTTCTTTCTTTCGTAATGCAGCGATAAACATTGCACTTTGCACAAAATAGGCAAGTTTTTAAACCACATCCCGGCTTTTTGCATCGCTGTCTTGTTTCCTTGTGCACCGAAAAATGAGAAACTTGATCAGTTCTAACATCAAATTGTGGTATGGGTTTTGTGGGACCCTTCTTCTTTTTAGCTGCATACTCGTTTTCTAAAGAAGCTGTGCTTGGCCTACCTCTTTTTTTAGAATCAGGATTCTTGCCTGACAGACATAGTGCTTCAGCTACCTCACACCGGAACTCGAGCGAATCCAAAATATCTTTCGCCGGAAGGTCAATTTCTCGCATATCCATTCGATACCTGATCCAAGCTGCTACTAGACACAGATCTATGAAATGAGTTTGAGATACCATCTGCGAGATCTAAGCGAAATTCTATAGTACGATATCAGTCCATCAAGTAAATCTACTCCACCCATGAACATGTTATATTGTTTGATGATATTAGGACGGTTTACATCTAtcgtagttttttgttttctatcgaATCTGTGGACAGCATCTACGGGTTGGGCTCCACAAAATGTACTAGCAACACGAACGCTTTTATTATCAAACCATTGTACCACTCGTAGTTTTATTCCATCTCCAACTGATGTTCTGAATTCGTCGTACGCACCTCTACCACGTCGTTTGAGTTCCTTTTCTGTGGGCAGTTTCAGTCCTGGTATCCTATCTCTTCTTATTGTTCCCAATGCATATATTCCATCTTCATGAAGAATTGTCATAAGTTTGATTGAAGAAAACCAATTAtccaaatataataaataattatgatgTGTTGGTATTGAACCTGCGAGGCGTAAAACAATGTTTCCACTTGCTCCAATATCTTCCTTTCCTGGGGCAGGTTCAATTTTACCGGTgtgaatttcaaaattgtgtATCAAACCTTTATCGTCGCACAAGACAAAGATCTTGTAGCCCCATTTATTTGGTTTATTGGGATTGTATTGTTTTAGGGatgattttcctttatatGGCACAATCTGCTCATCAACGCAAAGTTTCTGGGGTTTGTCTTGATTTTTGAATGCTTCTTACAACCTGTTCACGACTGGTCCAATTTTGAACAGTTTATCGTAGTTGGGATTATTCCGATCTGTGAGAATATTGtcattattattgaaatgCAAATGTCTCTTTATGAGTTCCCATCTCTTTCTTGACATAGAATCCGCCACCCATGGAACCCTACAAGAAGTTTTCCAGAAGAGCCTGCTACGtggaagactaaatactgacATGTAAATCACAGTGCCTATAAAGATTTCAAGCTCTGAACGTATTAGTTGAAGAGATTTACTAACATCCATTTGGGTGGCATATAAATTACTTTGTTCTGCAATCAGATCCAATAACGCGTCATCCATAAACAGTTTGAAATAATGTATAGGCCTTCCAATTTCTGGCTCATCATCTTTGGGGGGAACAGTAAATTGAGGTGTAGACAATGGAGTTTCGTATGGGTTCACTTTGGTTCATTTGTATAACTTCTTCTTTTTACTTTGATTTGAAGTGCAAGTTGTACGCGACTCTTTCTCTTCGTCACTTTCATTACTTGACGAATCATCGCTATTCTCAGGTAAATCTTCAGGGGTGAATTCATCCTCAGAATCATCCAGATTCTCGTCTTCACTATCACTGAGGATTTCCCCCCGTTTTGGCCACATTTTATCTGAAAAGAAGGAAGATATTCTCTTAggaaaatatttcaagttgGTGATCATTGTTCCATAGAAGGAACAAAGccgttttttgaattttcgatagtatattttctattcaaacaaaaacttttgcttTTATTCGCTAATAGGGAACCCACATTACATaacgtatttttatttttgtaatatacttACCgctaatatataaaaattaccaCCAAAGTCCACAAATCTGTCTGGCACTGTTGCACTATAGAGGTTATAATTTGTAGTTAGTAGGCACTAACGATCAAATTCTTCGAACATATGAATAATGTTCCTGAATACGAATAACGGTCTATCAATTGCAATATGCAACATTCAGTTTGCATAACTGTCACAACAAGCTAAATTCGGAACGTTCCTAATTAGGAACGGTGGTCATTAAGAGGTTAATAGATTTGGCTGAGGATGGTTAATGATTTTAACCCAAACTAGTCCCAagtaaagaaatataaaattttctcaGAGAAATTTGAggcctttttaaatttttgttgtggtttttaataaaccTTCTTAACTGTtacattatgtttttttttataccacTCTTCAATATTTCGTCTCGATTAAACGATTATTAAACGAATCTATTCAAgtagaaatttatttatttcaatgttATAACACACCCTAAAAGCCAATCGTTAATTTTGTTTCGAAACAATAGTTACAATGCAGATTATTTATATCGCTTTAATTAGCACAcacaataaacaaataaaatccATCGATGTGTACGTGACGTAATTTATGACTGTTAATCTTTTGGGATGAAATGGCAGTTTCGCGGATGAAAATTTACGAGCGATGTCAAATGCCAGAAACCTCATCAAACGAGACCACAATCATTTACAACTTCAATCGAATTTCTATTACTCTATCGTGGGTAA
This genomic stretch from Onthophagus taurus isolate NC chromosome 7, IU_Otau_3.0, whole genome shotgun sequence harbors:
- the LOC139430432 gene encoding piggyBac transposable element-derived protein 3-like; translation: MWPKRGEILSDSEDENLDDSEDEFTPEDLPENSDDSSSNESDEEKESRTTCTSNQRKSSLKQYNPNKPNKWGYKIFVLCDDKGLIHNFEIHTGKIEPAPGKEDIGASGNIVLRLAGSIPTHHNYLLYLDNWFSSIKLMTILHEDGIYALGTIRRDRIPGLKLPTEKELKRRGRGAYDEFRTSVGDGIKLRVVQWFDNKSVRVASTFCGAQPVDAVHRFDRKQKTTIDVNRPNIIKQYNMFMGGVDLLDGLISYYRISLRSRRWYLKLIS